The sequence GTCAGACTTACTTCTTTACCCGATGATTTACTCATAGCATTTATCATATCCAGTACAGAATGACATTGGCCTGATCCCATGTTGTATATCTGTAAAATAACAAGCAATGTTCCATGACATCAATTGGTGCCTcagtaaatatgaaaattgaatgtaactatatgcaataaatattttatttacattttgaactaaGATCAAGCTTACTGAACTCGTGCATTCAGTGCTAGAAAAAAAGACGGTTCCAATCAATGGATAGTATATGCTGAgaactttaataatttaaaagtagcGAATGCaccataatatatattattttctgctgactatgtggtactggctttgttcattgttgaaggccgtacagtgaactaacgttgttaatttctgtgtcatatagGTTGTCACTTGTGaaagttgcctcattggcaatcatatcacatcttttttatgtacactcttttttttctgtttaaaatctCACCCGTAATCCACATTCCTTCTCCAACTTCTTTTGTGCTAATACGTGTGCATAGGCAAGATCCACCACGTGAACGTAATCTCTGACACCTAATAAAGCAAAAATTGTTAACTACACAATAAAGCTgacaaaaataacaatgaaatgcACATTAAAACTAGTGCTAATCGTAAGGACTTACTTTTGCAtctaatatttgccactgaacatcAAGCATAAAATAAGTAATAATCCCCCGGCATACCGAGTCTACAGTTAGTTAAaacatggaagtattatattgtcaatatattatattgtcaatataatacttccatggttaAAACAAGATAAAATTAATTCCCATTTATCCATACAATATCTTTTATCAACgaaatatttcagaaatataaattcatatatACCTGTGCCATCATGGGTATCAAAATCATTTCCATATATGACAACTTCCGATCTTTTATCAGCGGCTACCTGAGCACAGTAGGCTATTAAGTATGCAGGTGGACCTTGTGTACTGTCACCAATCTTACCAGACTGATGTGCACCCGCTACATTAAAGTAACGTAGAATGATTATGTTCCAGCcctatacaaaatatataatgacaAACTATTAATAGTGTACATAGCAGTTGTTTGAAACAACTGTACAATCATGGCAAGGATATTACATACTATATATAGTACATCACACCATAAACTCACTTGAACAGGAGTAAATAGACACGAataagaagaaagaaaaaaccaGTTGCAAGTTAGCTTctaattgaatttgttttgtaatgacAAAATAGTTAGTTTTTTAATCAgaaaatatacagatatataaatGTGTATTATACTATAATATTTGTAGACTGGTGATTATATTGGTTACTCAAATGACTTACTTGTTCTGCTTTGCACAAATCTTTGAATAGTTCTTCCATACATTGCTTTGTTTTGCCGTACGGTTTAATACCTCGTCCAGTGCGGTGTTTTTCATCCAAAGGTAAATATTCGGGAGAACCATAGACAGATGCTGAACTTGAAAATATTAGGTTTTTAACATTGTACTCTTTCATTACCTGGAAAACAAATGGAATATATTTTTGTGATGTTAAAATTCGTTCATCAATCATACACCAAAAGGACAATCGCAATATAATGACccctcaaaatttaaaatgtagaaatatcACATCATGTCATGAAAAGACGAAAGGAAgaacagtatatatgtatatgtggtTAAGTTAactcaatattttatattacatttcatCATGATCTGGATTCTTTGGTATATTTGTCAAATCAAACACATaacaacataattttattaaaacgaATTGGTCTTATTGAGACTATGACATTTCCTTGTACCTTGTTTATTTCTACCAGCGACATACAAtacatatatgtctctgt is a genomic window of Mytilus trossulus isolate FHL-02 chromosome 1, PNRI_Mtr1.1.1.hap1, whole genome shotgun sequence containing:
- the LOC134692868 gene encoding UDP-glucose 4-epimerase-like isoform X2 → MMRIEEICGTTIINYSIDLTDKSALQNLFSKHKFTSVVHTAGLKVIGESCDVPLLYYRVNVCGTINLIEVMKEYNVKNLIFSSSASVYGSPEYLPLDEKHRTGRGIKPYGKTKQCMEELFKDLCKAEQGWNIIILRYFNVAGAHQSGKIGDSTQGPPAYLIAYCAQVAADKRSEVVIYGNDFDTHDGTGVRDYVHVVDLAYAHVLAQKKLEKECGLRIYNMGSGQCHSVLDMINAMSKSSGKEVKYRIADRRPGDIGSFYCKPDLAFEELGWKSTKGLKEMCEDLWRWQSRNTDSSPIR
- the LOC134692868 gene encoding UDP-glucose 4-epimerase-like isoform X1, which translates into the protein MSSGCILVTGGAGFVGSHSVIELINAGYSVVVVDNFVNASHETMMRIEEICGTTIINYSIDLTDKSALQNLFSKHKFTSVVHTAGLKVIGESCDVPLLYYRVNVCGTINLIEVMKEYNVKNLIFSSSASVYGSPEYLPLDEKHRTGRGIKPYGKTKQCMEELFKDLCKAEQGWNIIILRYFNVAGAHQSGKIGDSTQGPPAYLIAYCAQVAADKRSEVVIYGNDFDTHDGTGVRDYVHVVDLAYAHVLAQKKLEKECGLRIYNMGSGQCHSVLDMINAMSKSSGKEVKYRIADRRPGDIGSFYCKPDLAFEELGWKSTKGLKEMCEDLWRWQSRNTDSSPIR